The Psilocybe cubensis strain MGC-MH-2018 chromosome 7, whole genome shotgun sequence genome has a window encoding:
- a CDS encoding Aryl-alcohol dehydrogenase [NADP(+)]: MESAKSLFDTPVQPVTGLGRYRVLSATAGVHVSPLQLGAMSIGDKWSELGMGSMDKISSFKLLDAFFDNGGNFIDTANFYQDETSEMFIGEWAESRGIRDQLFIATKYSNNTKNRTGAIKQAALYSGNSAKSMHISVEASLKKLRTSYIDLFYLHFWDWDTSFEEVMKAMHTLIVQGKVLYLGVSNTPAWVVSKANQYARDHGLTPFVIYQGYWNILDRSFERDIIPMARSEGMALAPYGVLGGGKIRTDEEEERRRANGEHGRTVFDPNWERTDREKAICKALENVAAEVGAKSITSVAIAYVMQKTPYVFPVIGGRKVEHLLANVEALDISLTKEQIQYLDNASPFDPGYPNWLIGDGTGRSAMLQAFFVNEPRPTAEPLRPSHL, from the exons ATGGAATCAGCGAAATCTCTCTTTGATACACCAGTACAGCCTGTGACTGGCCTTGGACGTTATCGCGTACTTTCGGCGACGGCTGGTGTGCATGTCTCGCCTTTGCAGCTCGGCGCTATGAGTATTGGCGATAAATGGAGCGAGCTTGGGATGGGAAGCATGGATAAAATTTCCAGCTTCAAGCTCCTCGACGCGTTCTTTGACAACGGAGGAAACTTCATCGACACAGCCAACTTCTA TCAAGATGAGACTTCGGAAATGTTCATCGGCGAATGGGCAGAGTCTCGAGGAATCCGCGATCAGCTCTTCATCGCAACCAAG TATTCCAACAACACGAAGAATAGGACAGGTGCAATCAAGCAAGCTGCGCTGTACTCTGGCAACAGTGCAAAATCCATGCACATTTCGGTGGAAGCATCTCTGAAGAAATTGCGCACGTCGTACATCGATCTCTTCTACCTTCACTTCTGGGACTGGGACACCAGCTTCGAGGAAGTGATGAAGGCTATGCATACCCTTATCGTGCAAGGAAAGGTTTTGTACCTC GGTGTTTCAAATACTCCGGCATGGGTTGTTTCCAAGGCTAATCAATACGCTCGCGATCATGGGCTTACGCCTTTCGTGATCTATCAAGGCTACTGGAATATCTTGGATCGTTCTTTCGAAAGAGATATCATTCCAATGGCACGATCTGAAG GAATGGCACTCGCTCCGTATGGCGTCCTCGGTGGAGGAAAGATTCGCacagatgaggaagaagaaagacgTCGCGCTAATGGCGAGCACGGCCGTACAGTCTTTGACCCGAACTGGGAACGAACAGACAGAGAGAAAGCGATCTGCAAAGCGCTTGAAAACGTTGCAGCTGAAGTTGGCGCAAAAAGCATCACCTCAG TGGCGATTGCGTACGTGATGCAGAAGACGCCATATGTGTTCCCTGTAATTGGCGGGCGGAAGGTTGAGCATTTGCTCGCGAATGTGGAGGCTCTGGATATTTCTTTGACGAAAGAGCAAATTCAGTACTTGGATAATGCATCTCCGTTTGATCCTGGGTATCCCAACTGGCTAATT GGTGATGGAACTGGACGCAGTGCTATGCTCCAAGCATTCTTTGTGAATGAGCCCAGACCCACCGCAGAGCCACTTCGTCCCAGTCACCTGtag